In Gigantopelta aegis isolate Gae_Host chromosome 14, Gae_host_genome, whole genome shotgun sequence, the following proteins share a genomic window:
- the LOC121388197 gene encoding acid phosphatase type 7-like produces MFSLNDECFNERKCLCGNRRVFKDGQSTSCRFATRMMKSRGYSLQVLILIMVFSLTLGNTHETRGHCLPEQVHLAFGNSVTEVVIVWATRGVCSDTNIRYGTLSWALNDIAVGRTIKFTEGNSGGLQNLHRVELKNLHTATTYFYEPQSNNVSSGPFYFQTPAAITDWSPLFLILGDLDADSSSIPPLTSEVMSGQYSAVIHVGDVVYNETGDEGKTEDLFMKLTEVMASHAPYMVTPGRYGKGSSFEQYRHRYSMPGSSWPIPKDKVWYSVDVGPVHLISYSTEVFFTSDQTNVRSQRDWLMADLKQANDKRDQQPWVVAIGHRPMYCSNNSRTNSDCAKDDSKVRQGFEDLFFDYGVDVVLQSHDVYERMWPLYKGVVLSKNYTNPTAPIQLVVGAADVHSDDGHDDNVNQSNDTESEQPWSAFNPNISVSSHGHLHVINSSHAYWEVKSTHGGDLLDSVWIVQKKHGPFKTESLPKNVSNEIKESLKKTGGKPSYLDNSPTAPKKSAIFGNDRTRHIAIGIASGTFVLVIIATVVAIRKCRKPRQGARRWEQLDFNYGKKLYAPSKDMDKELDNDFEIDMNDGTTKLLS; encoded by the exons atgttttctttgaaTGACGAATGTTTCAATGAACGTAAATGCCTGTGTGGGAATCGTCGCGTGTTCAAAGACGGGCAATCGACAAGTTGTAGGTTTGCCACACGAATGATGAAGTCACGCGGGTATTCGCTGCAAGTTCTCATATTGATTATGGTTTTCAGTTTGACGCTGGGAAATACGCATGAAACAAGAg GTCACTGTCTACCAGAACAGGTACATTTGGCGTTTGGCAACAGCGTAACGGAAGTTGTGATTGTGTGGGCTACGCGTGGCGTTTGCAGCGACACCAACATCCGGTACGGGACGCTATCGTGGGCACTGAATGACATAGCCGTGGGGAGGACAATTAAGTTCACAGAGGGAAATTCAGGCGGCTTACAAAATCTACACAGAGTTGAACTTAAG aATCTGCACACAGCGACGACGTATTTCTACGAGCCGCAGAGTAACAACGTCAGCAGTGGACCATTCTACTTCCAGACACCCGCGGCCATCACG gacTGGTCGCCATTATTCCTAATCCTGGGTGACCTCGATGCCGACTCATCTAGTATCCCTCCTCTGACGTCAGAGGTCATGTCGGGTCAGTACAGCGCAGTAATTCACGTCGGCGACGTAGTATACAACGAGACTGGTGATGAGGGCAAG ACAGAAGACCTGTTTATGAAGCTGACAGAAGTTATGGCGTCTCACGCGCCATACATGGTTACGCCAGGACGCTATG GCAAAGGAAGTTCGTTTGAGCAATACCGACACCGCTACTCCATGCCCGGTTCGAGTTGGCCTATTCCGAAAGACAAGGTGTGGTACAGTGTAGATGTTGGACCAGTCCATCTGATCAG TTACTCCACTGAAGTGTTTTTCACGTCAGACCAGACAAATGTACGGTCGCAACGCGATTGGCTGATGGCAGACTTGAAACAAGCCAATGACAAACGAGACCAGCAACCCTGGGTGGTCGCAATCGGCCATCGACCCATGTACTGCTCCAACAACAGTAGAACTAACAGTGACTGCGCGAAAGACGATTCCAAAGTCCGACAAGG ATTCGAAGATCTGTTTTTCGACTACGGCGTCGATGTTGTCCTACAGTCTCACGACGTGTACGAACGAATGTGGCCGCTGTACAAGGGCGTAGTGTTGTCCAAAAACTACACCAACCCCACCGCCCCCATACAACTCGTGGTAGGCGCCGCCGACGTACACAGTGATGATGGTCATGATGATAACGTAAATCAGTCGAATGATACAGAGTCCG aacaaCCTTGGTCTGCTTTTAACCCTAACATCTCCGTGAGTAGCCACGGACACTTGCACGTGATCAACTCTAGCCACGCCTACTGGGAGGTGAAGTCCACCCACGGCGGCGACCTCCTCGATTCCGTCTGGATCGTCCAGAAGAAACACGGACCCTTCAAGACGGAGAGTCTTCCGAAAAACGTCAGCAACGAGATCAAAGAGTCGCTGAAAAAGACGGGCGGGAAACCGAGCTATCTCGACAACTCGCCGACCGCCCCGAAGAAGTCGGCCATCTTCGGCAATGATCGGACGCGACACATCGCGATCGGGATTGCTTCGGGCACTTTCGTACTGGTGATCATCGCCACGGTCGTCGCCATCAGGAAGTGCAGGAAACCCCGCCAGGGGGCGCGGCGGTGGGAGCAGCTCGACTTCAATTATGGGAAGAAGCTGTACGCGCCGTCTAAAGATATGGACAAGGAATTGGACAATGATTTCGAAATCGACATGAACGACGGAACAACAAAACTGTTGTCTTAA